One Cohnella candidum genomic region harbors:
- a CDS encoding small acid-soluble spore protein P, translating to MKPRVQSVAQPGEGEAGGGNREQRSRTPTEPLSGSKKVKNRNHSRHNNGEG from the coding sequence ATGAAACCGAGAGTGCAGTCTGTCGCCCAACCCGGCGAAGGAGAAGCGGGCGGGGGCAACCGCGAGCAGCGCAGCCGGACGCCGACGGAACCGTTGTCCGGGTCCAAAAAAGTCAAAAACCGCAACCATTCTCGTCATAATAACGGAGAAGGCTGA